Within the Molothrus aeneus isolate 106 chromosome 1, BPBGC_Maene_1.0, whole genome shotgun sequence genome, the region TAAATACACACACAAGGCTGAAGTCATCTTTCTCCATATAactcatgaaaaataaaataaaatatatatattcctaAACGGGAGAGGACGGTGAGCACTCACCAGCACTGGGGGTACCGGAGCCAAAggctggctgctgggctgcctgctGTCCGAACACGGAGGGCTGAGTGCTGCTTGTCACCGAGCCGAAGGCAGAGGGAGCGGGCTGAGAGCCAGCAGAAAACAACGGTGTGGACAGCGACCCAAAACTTGGAGCGCTTTGCTGCCCGGAGCCTGGGCTTGGCCCGAATGCTGGTAACTGAGTGGCGCCAAaggctgggccagcagcaggcgCTGCAGGCCCAGAGCCAAACAGAAACGAAGACGATGACCcttggggacagagagggatgTCAGAATGggccccttccctcccaccctccAGAATGAATCCAGAAACAAAAGGTTCTCAAGCCTCAGGTCTGCTGGCTGAATACTCATCCTAATTTCAAACTAATCGTGTGAGTATATCCGACACTACCTCAGCTACAACAGGAATTGCatcttttcttttaagcaaCATCAGAAATATGGTGTTTATGAGAGTCAGATAAAATTAAATCTCAAACACGCTGGCTGCCTTTTCATGTTGCGCAGATAGATTCCTACAGTGTGTTTTAATCTGCATTTACTAAAAGCTGTTTCTACCATACGCATGGAATATTCATTCAAACTGGATTTTTCCAACCTGCAAAATACAGCTCCTGATTTATTAGGACTAGGAGAACAtgtatctttttctttcagcagcttCACCTCTCTCCTGTTTAAGTGTTTATCAACTTCTGGAGGCCAAATCAACCTTGCAGAAATCTCAAAAACTTGGTTTAGCAGAGTAATTCTCTACCTATCATCAAGAGAGAAGCAGCCCAGCAGTTGAGCTACATGGCCagcagaaataatgaaatgaGCCTGAACAGTGACTCTGAAAGTACATGGCAGACCTGCTATGCCAAAGGGGCATTTTAAACAGCATTACTAATGCTCATGCAACAGGAAATACCCTCTAGTTGTGCCATAACTCGGAACAGCTGACTTTCTTTCCAAGATGAGATACATGCTAAAACTCAGGTTTCTGAATTTGTGAAGATGTTTGAAATATGGTGTCACTTACTAACAAAATTACACTGAATGTAAGCAGTTCAAATTGATCTGCTGGTTGTTGTAATTTAGGactgttttctctgtttctgatCCACAAAAAAGTGTGCAAATTAAACTTTTGTGACTGACAAAGTTAAGCCATCAGGATCAAACTAGATTAAGTCTTTTCCTGACAGATTCAATCTTATTTCCAACATCCTGCATGGCTCATAGGAATACAGATAATTTGGTGTATTTAGTCATGCACTTGTTCATGCAATTCAGGCAGTGGAgtaacaaatataaaatatgaagaaaCTCTGTATTTCTTACTGCTGTCTTCTCTGAATTGCTAGAAAATTAACATGCACTGGCCATGGCCTTAGTAAAAACCAACCCTTAAGCAGCATTAATTAATTGCATATTGAGGTACTTCATTTATAGATACTTGTGAGGGAAGGACTTGGCAAAGCTTGACATTATTTCCAGGAATTCAGAGTTTTAGGTATAGAAGCGCAAAAGCAGGAAAGTTGTAATTCATTGACTTCTAACTGTAAACACCGGACTAACAGTGACTCAAGAAAGAAATTATCATTCCCATGGTGAAAAGCTCCTGTACAAACTGAAATCCAGTAAAGGTTTGTCCTTTACAATAAAACTACTGTGGTGCCAATTCATTCCTAAACTGTATTTCCCACACTGAAGGAAAATTAACATTGCTGAATATAAATCCTCAGTATTTTTCTCTACTTCTATGCATTGAGCCTGCACATTTTccgaagaaaaatattaatggaACAGCATCTCCTTAGTCTACTACATAAtggcaaaaaggagaaaatgagaagaGCAGCTATTTAAAACGTACCTGTTGAATTTGATGTAGTTGTGGCTCCAAAAGTAAATCCTGAATTTGCTGCATTGGTACTGCTCTCTCCTGAACGAAAGAGAAACGGAGTGAGAGTCGAGACAGTGCTGGAAGATGTGgttgctggtttgttttcttgagAGAAGCCAAATGACTGAGATGTTGCAGATTCTGCAGGATTGCCAAAAACAGAGCTGGTCACAGTGTTGCTGGGTTGTCCAAACACAAAGGGAGTGGGAACTGGCTGAGGGTTTGAGGAAGAGAGGGTGCTGCCAAACACGCTGCTGCTGTTGGCTGAAGTGGTGGGTACCACTGTGCTGGAGGAACTGGAGCTCAAGAAGCTGAAGGATGCTCCTTGATCTGAAAGGAAGAAACACAGTTACCACTAAGTCACACAAATGGCGTTTAACAACAGAGAACTTTTCACACAGCAACCATCACTGAAAAACTTTAATCCTCCACTGCAAACTTTCAACAAATTAAAGGATACAAAACTGTGCGATTATCTAAGAAGCGATTTTTGCACCTTTATAGCAGTAGAgaaactgcagcacagctgcaagTAGACAGAAAGAAGATAttccctctcttcttccctttcaCTATAAAAAACAACACTAGTATGAGGCCTCTATACTGCACCATATTACAGATTTTATCACCAACTAAGCTGCTACTATTGAGACAGTACAACATACAGGTTCCTTAAGGtgtggcaatttttttttttgtctcaacATAGTATTAAAACTCACTGAAATCTACAAAGAAATTGCTACATATTGCCTACACATCAACAACTAGGACTAAAGACAGGCTGCAGGTAGTATATCAATCCCACAGATGTTGTCCAGTACAGCCTCAGAGGGATTATTTGATAGAGCAGAGAAGTGAAGGCAAAAGATGTTCTGTTTACCGGAAGTACTGGCTGGTGCCCCAAAGGCAAAAGGTGCCTTTGCTTGCTCACTTTCCTTTTCTGATGGTTTACCAAAACTAAAATTGAATACAGGTTTTGCTGTGTTCTCCTCTTTGGTATTCTCAGCTGTCCCAGATGAAAATATAGGCTGTGCCTTTAACTCTTCATTGTCAGCTTTCTTTCCAAATGCTAATGGACCAGCAGAAGTGACAGAATCCTGCTTCTCTTCTGCCCTTCCCAAAACAAACTGTGAGGCAGGTGCAGACTCCACACTGCCAAAAGAAAAGCCTCCCTTCGTTGAAGCAGTTTCATCCTTTTTCTCATCTGACTTCTTAAATGGCAAAGCAGGTGACGCTGCATCCTTTTCTGCCACAGTTCCAAAAGTGAagccactgactccagtttTATTCTCATTAGTAGCTATGGAAGAAGTAGAACTtgtagcaaaaccaaaacctcccaaaactggttcctctttcttttcctgctgtccCAGACTCGTCGTTCCAAACTGAAATGTTGAAGGAGCCTGACTGCTTGTAGATGGAAGTCCAAAGGTAAAACTGTTacttttactttcatttttgcTGTCTTCTGATTTAGAGTCTGAGGAAGAAACTCCAAATTTGAAGTTTCCTGAACCAGTAGGAAATTTAAATCCTCCAGTCACAGTGTTGGACGATGCAGATTCAGATGCAATGCCGAACTTAAAGCTACTTTGTTCTCCAAATTTAAAACTTCCTGTGCTACTTAATGTTTGAGAGGATTCAGAGGACGATGATGGGACACCAAATGTAAATGATGGCATTGCAGCATTTGTAGACACAGTAGCAGTACCAAAACCTGCAGAAATAAGCAACAGTGTAAAATTTGCAATATATGATGTAATACATGCAGGCTTTAGCTACATGGATGGGATTCTAGTCTTGAGCTTTCCCAGAGTCAAAACTGTTCAACAAAACACCCCACACACACGCAGACCAGTAAGGAAACTCCACACTTCCTCTCTACACTTCCTCTCTGTATCTTTTTGTCATGGTGCTCTTCTGTGCAGCACCTGGCTTGGAAAGGCACACAGCTGAGCTCCTTGAAAGACCGTGGTCTTTGTCTAAACTCCAAATGAACAACACACATAAGGGCTTGAAACAAACAAGTGTGTCACTGACACAAGCTTTCCTCTAAAAAAACCAATCCTTATCTGGAAAATGGGTGTGGAAACATGCACACCGTCTTATTTAAGCAATATTGCTAAACAACAAATGGACAGTTTTGCCATACTCAAAGGAAAAATCactatacttaaaaaaaaaaaaaaaaggttgcagAATGCACATCCTTGTTCTTAATAAGTATTACCTTTGAGCTCTGCTTTGGTGCCTGGCTTCACACTTCCACAGGCTATGCATTTTGTggcttctgctttgttttggacCAAGCAGGCCTCACATTCCCAACTTCCTTCAGGCATCTTGAATTTGTCTAAATCCAGAAAACCTCCAGAAGAAGCAGAAACACTGCTACTGGTCACAGGCACTGAACTccctgaaaaagaagaaaaatagttaATCATCCTGCTTAAATAATACACAAATCTTTTAAGAAATGCTCGCTAAATTGCAAAGCACACAAGTGTAACAGTAAAAAAACCTCAAGCTACAAGTTGATTTGAGTCAAACGCAATCTGAGAATGTAAACAATAGAAACACCTGGATTCTTCTTTATAATCTATACATGAATTCAAGAACAAATTGAACCAGTGACATTTAAACAGCAACTGCAGTTCATAAAATGCAGCAACACAGCCAATTTCAGATGTAAATTACAGGTGCTGTATTGAACTAGAACTACTAAAAGAATTCCTGGTGACACCAGTTACCAGTAGTCAAACTTAGCATCACTCGAGTTAATGATCACTGTCAAATGATGCAAGGGTGAGAATTTACTACAATGATTCATCAGCAAGTCACAAGGACAGGACACATCCAAACTATATAGTAACAAAACTAAAAGAGGAACTGAAAGCTTCCAAACCCACAACCCTGTGTTCACCACACAAGCTACACTGCcttcaacagcagcagaaacctACTGCTGCTGAGGTGTGAAATCCAACACTTGCCCTCTGACTTTTCTCCCCTGTAAAGGAAAAGATGACACTTGATGCTGCACCCCAAGAGCAAACTTCAGCTCCACAAGTGTCAGGAGTGAAGCAGACATCCCAAAGGCACAAAAGCATCACATAATTGCACTCTTCACCTACAATGAACCACTGAGGGTGGAATTCAAGGGAGAGACACAAGGTAATTTCTCAAGCTCAAAGCAGTGACGTTTCCTAGACAGGAATGGCTCTTCTTTTCCACAGCACATCCAGCAAATTTATGTCCTCCCATTTTACCGGCTTCACTCATCCCCTTGACAAACATAATGTAACTGTGCAAATTTGAACATATGGTTCTGGTTTAGCACAAGACAACTAGATAAAGACTACACTGATTTGGAATCTGGCTTGATACCTCTGCTCAATTCCACACAAATGCTGACTGGAGACATTTTAAGCCATGTTGTGCAAATACTGCTTCTACCTATTttttgaaagaggaaaacaaaagcccAACAAATCCAGTAGTTTTTAGCTCCTTTCAAGGAGTTCACATTTTTCCCCGAAGAAAATGAGTCAAATGGTTTTAAGCTAATCAAAGCATCCATTTTAGTCATCTTTCCTCACTAGCAGGGTATATTTGCTTCAGTAGAGCAGGGTATATTTGCTTCAGTTCAGCTCTGCACTAACACATTTCACAATCAGTTCAACTCATGCGACAGGTTGGAATCTGGGCTGAGACCTCCAAAGTGCCTGCAACCACTCCTGCAGAGAGCCGCTAATCCATCCTGTCTGGCATACCGCCATGCTGctcaaagtattttttatatgcaacatattttattcttttaaaaatacacatagACTAAGACTgaaacaacagagaaaaaagaacaaacctgGTTTCTCAGACTGACAAGATACACATTTGCTGTCTTCTGCCTTATTTTGTAGAAGGCACACTGAACAGTTCCAAGAGCCTTTTGGCTGTTTAAATTTGTCTCCAAACCCCAGAGTGACTgttgtgccagtgctgctggaggtggaTGTCACTGTCACTGAGTTGTCTGTGACCATTGGCATTGTCAGAGCAGGCATCACTCCTGTCCCAGGCTTTGGTGTCTCACATGCTATACATTTTGTAGCTTCAGGTTTGTTCTGGACCAGACAGGTATCACAATCCCACATGTTGGGTGCCTGTTTAAATTTGTCTTCAAagcccagtgtccccactgtgGGGACTGCTGTCTTGGAGGAGACACACGGACTCACACTGACCGTCTGCTTCGTACTCTCAGCAGTGGACACTTTAGCAGCTTCACATGTCACACATTTGCCATCTGTGGTTTTGTTCTGCAGACACTGGTCATGTGTGTCAGACTGCCAAAACGAGGATGCTTGTTTAGAGGTGTCTTTAGCTGCAGAAAAACTACTTATTGCAGGCCTGGTATAGATCACTGTGCTTGTCACAGGCTGTGCCGATGAACAGGAGGGTGATTT harbors:
- the NUP153 gene encoding nuclear pore complex protein Nup153 isoform X3, producing MASGGGGGGGGGKIRTRRHHLGAAKPPYARGKQQLGLLSRVTESVKNIVPGWLQKYFNKREDKCVDMNESANEEENPVNYHHDYANEDAMVIDGRVTPESARINLEEPSTSRSALNFSDVLTRPSLHRSHLNCTVLDSTVPHCQPSTSSTLGIGSPGLSLVKEIKDSTSQHDDDNISTTSGFSSRASDKDITVSKNTSAPLLWSPEAERSHSLAQHPASSSKKPAFNLSAFGSPSPSLGNTSVFKTRQLGDSPFYPGKTSYGGAAAAARQTKVQISAYQPPIKRQMKAKQANVQSYGVTSSTARRILQTLEKMSSPLADAKRIPSSVSSPLSSPGDRSVLNMTSFQSRQNQDMMEESFPAEKPVKSSESNLSYPKLDTPASNGLSSGGRMDSACGKMRRERERYCASRPGQKQQLEMEQEELPEVPLPISTSSLPTFNFSFPASSAVSSSPSIISKAVMNKVQPASNVGSPTFVFSSPIVKSTEVEVLPPSSQIKFTFSVPVVKSSELSRSTDTPVTSILSPGSATVNSTSNKKEEEEEYDGFCKPAKFLKQGSVLDILKSPGFMSGKSPSCSSAQPVTSTVIYTRPAISSFSAAKDTSKQASSFWQSDTHDQCLQNKTTDGKCVTCEAAKVSTAESTKQTVSVSPCVSSKTAVPTVGTLGFEDKFKQAPNMWDCDTCLVQNKPEATKCIACETPKPGTGVMPALTMPMVTDNSVTVTSTSSSTGTTVTLGFGDKFKQPKGSWNCSVCLLQNKAEDSKCVSCQSEKPGSSVPVTSSSVSASSGGFLDLDKFKMPEGSWECEACLVQNKAEATKCIACGSVKPGTKAELKGFGTATVSTNAAMPSFTFGVPSSSSESSQTLSSTGSFKFGEQSSFKFGIASESASSNTVTGGFKFPTGSGNFKFGVSSSDSKSEDSKNESKSNSFTFGLPSTSSQAPSTFQFGTTSLGQQEKKEEPVLGGFGFATSSTSSIATNENKTGVSGFTFGTVAEKDAASPALPFKKSDEKKDETASTKGGFSFGSVESAPASQFVLGRAEEKQDSVTSAGPLAFGKKADNEELKAQPIFSSGTAENTKEENTAKPVFNFSFGKPSEKESEQAKAPFAFGAPASTSDQGASFSFLSSSSSSTVVPTTSANSSSVFGSTLSSSNPQPVPTPFVFGQPSNTVTSSVFGNPAESATSQSFGFSQENKPATTSSSTVSTLTPFLFRSGESSTNAANSGFTFGATTTSNSTGSSSSFLFGSGPAAPAAGPAFGATQLPAFGPSPGSGQQSAPSFGSLSTPLFSAGSQPAPSAFGSVTSSTQPSVFGQQAAQQPAFGSGTPSAGSVFQFGSNTTNFSFPNNPGVFTFGANPPASAAPAPPSGTSGFSFNQPPTFTVGTNGKNVFSASGSSVAGRKIKTAIRRRK
- the NUP153 gene encoding nuclear pore complex protein Nup153 isoform X2: MASGGGGGGGGGKIRTRRHHLGAAKPPYARGKQQLGLLSRVTESVKNIVPGWLQKYFNKREDKCVDMNESANEEENPVNYHHDYANEDAMVIDGRVTPESARINLEEPSTSRSALNFSDVLTRPSLHRSHLNCTVLDSTVPHCQPSTSSTLGIGSPGLSLVKEIKDSTSQHDDDNISTTSGFSSRASDKDITVSKNTSAPLLWSPEAERSHSLAQHPASSSKKPAFNLSAFGSPSPSLGNTSVFKTRQLGDSPFYPGKTSYGGAAAAARQTKVQISAYQPPIKRQMKAKQANVQSYGVTSSTARRILQTLEKMSSPLADAKRIPSSVSSPLSSPGDRSVLNMTSFQSRQNQVDSQHPPVQKLVTPKPISLTGSRITYFKPSLKSATNSRKIHQRVDTDHQDMMEESFPAEKPVKSSESNLSYPKLDTPASNGLSSGGRMDSACGKMRRERERYCASRPGQKQQLMEQEELPEVPLPISTSSLPTFNFSFPASSAVSSSPSIISKAVMNKVQPASNVGSPTFVFSSPIVKSTEVEVLPPSSQIKFTFSVPVVKSSELSRSTDTPVTSILSPGSATVNSTSNKKEEEEEYDGFCKPAKFLKQGSVLDILKSPGFMSGKSPSCSSAQPVTSTVIYTRPAISSFSAAKDTSKQASSFWQSDTHDQCLQNKTTDGKCVTCEAAKVSTAESTKQTVSVSPCVSSKTAVPTVGTLGFEDKFKQAPNMWDCDTCLVQNKPEATKCIACETPKPGTGVMPALTMPMVTDNSVTVTSTSSSTGTTVTLGFGDKFKQPKGSWNCSVCLLQNKAEDSKCVSCQSEKPGSSVPVTSSSVSASSGGFLDLDKFKMPEGSWECEACLVQNKAEATKCIACGSVKPGTKAELKGFGTATVSTNAAMPSFTFGVPSSSSESSQTLSSTGSFKFGEQSSFKFGIASESASSNTVTGGFKFPTGSGNFKFGVSSSDSKSEDSKNESKSNSFTFGLPSTSSQAPSTFQFGTTSLGQQEKKEEPVLGGFGFATSSTSSIATNENKTGVSGFTFGTVAEKDAASPALPFKKSDEKKDETASTKGGFSFGSVESAPASQFVLGRAEEKQDSVTSAGPLAFGKKADNEELKAQPIFSSGTAENTKEENTAKPVFNFSFGKPSEKESEQAKAPFAFGAPASTSDQGASFSFLSSSSSSTVVPTTSANSSSVFGSTLSSSNPQPVPTPFVFGQPSNTVTSSVFGNPAESATSQSFGFSQENKPATTSSSTVSTLTPFLFRSGESSTNAANSGFTFGATTTSNSTGSSSSFLFGSGPAAPAAGPAFGATQLPAFGPSPGSGQQSAPSFGSLSTPLFSAGSQPAPSAFGSVTSSTQPSVFGQQAAQQPAFGSGTPSAGSVFQFGSNTTNFSFPNNPGVFTFGANPPASAAPAPPSGTSGFSFNQPPTFTVGTNGKNVFSASGSSVAGRKIKTAIRRRK
- the NUP153 gene encoding nuclear pore complex protein Nup153 isoform X1 yields the protein MASGGGGGGGGGKIRTRRHHLGAAKPPYARGKQQLGLLSRVTESVKNIVPGWLQKYFNKREDKCVDMNESANEEENPVNYHHDYANEDAMVIDGRVTPESARINLEEPSTSRSALNFSDVLTRPSLHRSHLNCTVLDSTVPHCQPSTSSTLGIGSPGLSLVKEIKDSTSQHDDDNISTTSGFSSRASDKDITVSKNTSAPLLWSPEAERSHSLAQHPASSSKKPAFNLSAFGSPSPSLGNTSVFKTRQLGDSPFYPGKTSYGGAAAAARQTKVQISAYQPPIKRQMKAKQANVQSYGVTSSTARRILQTLEKMSSPLADAKRIPSSVSSPLSSPGDRSVLNMTSFQSRQNQVDSQHPPVQKLVTPKPISLTGSRITYFKPSLKSATNSRKIHQRVDTDHQDMMEESFPAEKPVKSSESNLSYPKLDTPASNGLSSGGRMDSACGKMRRERERYCASRPGQKQQLEMEQEELPEVPLPISTSSLPTFNFSFPASSAVSSSPSIISKAVMNKVQPASNVGSPTFVFSSPIVKSTEVEVLPPSSQIKFTFSVPVVKSSELSRSTDTPVTSILSPGSATVNSTSNKKEEEEEYDGFCKPAKFLKQGSVLDILKSPGFMSGKSPSCSSAQPVTSTVIYTRPAISSFSAAKDTSKQASSFWQSDTHDQCLQNKTTDGKCVTCEAAKVSTAESTKQTVSVSPCVSSKTAVPTVGTLGFEDKFKQAPNMWDCDTCLVQNKPEATKCIACETPKPGTGVMPALTMPMVTDNSVTVTSTSSSTGTTVTLGFGDKFKQPKGSWNCSVCLLQNKAEDSKCVSCQSEKPGSSVPVTSSSVSASSGGFLDLDKFKMPEGSWECEACLVQNKAEATKCIACGSVKPGTKAELKGFGTATVSTNAAMPSFTFGVPSSSSESSQTLSSTGSFKFGEQSSFKFGIASESASSNTVTGGFKFPTGSGNFKFGVSSSDSKSEDSKNESKSNSFTFGLPSTSSQAPSTFQFGTTSLGQQEKKEEPVLGGFGFATSSTSSIATNENKTGVSGFTFGTVAEKDAASPALPFKKSDEKKDETASTKGGFSFGSVESAPASQFVLGRAEEKQDSVTSAGPLAFGKKADNEELKAQPIFSSGTAENTKEENTAKPVFNFSFGKPSEKESEQAKAPFAFGAPASTSDQGASFSFLSSSSSSTVVPTTSANSSSVFGSTLSSSNPQPVPTPFVFGQPSNTVTSSVFGNPAESATSQSFGFSQENKPATTSSSTVSTLTPFLFRSGESSTNAANSGFTFGATTTSNSTGSSSSFLFGSGPAAPAAGPAFGATQLPAFGPSPGSGQQSAPSFGSLSTPLFSAGSQPAPSAFGSVTSSTQPSVFGQQAAQQPAFGSGTPSAGSVFQFGSNTTNFSFPNNPGVFTFGANPPASAAPAPPSGTSGFSFNQPPTFTVGTNGKNVFSASGSSVAGRKIKTAIRRRK